Proteins encoded by one window of Sandaracinaceae bacterium:
- a CDS encoding Rv1355c family protein, whose protein sequence is MERPDILDLSRAADRARLEVLEASGRVHRRHDALRLQLVELVQTRARGRALPAPEIEARVAALLDGAPEHEYGRWVFFPWSGALVHVLPVEPFRELRSDRNRHKITDAEQSALSAARVGVVGLSVGSTSALTLVLESIGTSFRLADYDALDLSNMNRLRASVADLGVPKVELAARAMYEVDPYLDIELFEQGITEENAERFVAGDGAEPLSLLVEECDDLAVKVLLRERARAHGVPVLMETSDGGLLDVERFDLEPDRPLLHGLLAGHTAAELRDLDKEAKIPLVLRVLDPAHISPRAAASMVEIQETVSTWPQLASDIALGGALIGSTARRVLLDQLTVSGRFRVDLSRAVSEETATLREPVGPPEPPVSPDRMDDASRGESAGDVPSEIVRLACLAPSAGNVQPWRFLVAGEVIHCELAPSRRSTYLGGDDGDRLALGAALENAVLASGALGLDADVETNARGWSVRLRPGTTPAHPWAACIEARHTNRARGDGAPLDPDEAASLEAATGAEARLRLITDRASLAQLGEAIGALERIQITNATLSPRLLKEMRWTPSEARRTRTGLDVDTLQLAPLERAGLTLLRSAEARAALHAIGGGAKLAKGNAETVARAGGVALLSIDGDALDAGRAMQRVWLQATALGLAVHPYGTPADLWARARAGGVEGLDAAAAAELDRALAVIAARYPLEEAERPLLVLRFARADAAPLRSSRLAPEAVTSRA, encoded by the coding sequence ATGGAGCGCCCCGACATCCTGGATCTGTCGCGCGCCGCGGACCGCGCGCGGCTCGAGGTGCTCGAGGCGAGCGGGCGCGTGCATCGCCGTCACGACGCGCTGCGGCTCCAGCTCGTGGAGCTGGTCCAGACGCGCGCGCGTGGCCGCGCGCTGCCCGCGCCCGAGATCGAGGCGCGCGTCGCGGCGCTGCTCGATGGCGCCCCGGAGCACGAGTACGGGCGCTGGGTCTTCTTCCCGTGGAGCGGCGCGCTCGTGCACGTCCTCCCGGTCGAGCCGTTCCGGGAGCTCCGGAGCGATCGAAACCGCCACAAGATCACCGACGCGGAGCAGTCCGCGCTGTCCGCGGCGCGCGTCGGCGTGGTGGGCCTCTCCGTCGGGAGCACGAGCGCGCTCACGCTCGTCCTGGAGAGCATCGGCACCTCGTTCCGGCTCGCCGACTACGACGCGCTCGACCTGTCGAACATGAACCGGCTGCGCGCCTCCGTCGCCGACCTCGGCGTGCCGAAGGTGGAGCTCGCCGCGCGCGCCATGTACGAGGTGGACCCCTACCTCGACATCGAGCTGTTCGAGCAGGGCATCACCGAGGAGAACGCGGAGCGGTTCGTGGCCGGAGACGGCGCGGAGCCGCTGTCCCTGCTCGTCGAGGAGTGCGACGACCTCGCCGTGAAGGTGCTGCTGCGCGAGCGCGCGCGCGCGCACGGCGTCCCCGTCCTCATGGAGACGAGCGACGGCGGCCTCCTCGACGTGGAGCGCTTCGATCTCGAGCCCGACCGGCCCCTGCTGCACGGGCTGCTCGCCGGCCACACCGCGGCCGAGCTGCGCGATCTCGACAAGGAAGCCAAGATCCCGCTCGTCCTGCGCGTGCTCGACCCCGCGCACATCTCGCCGCGAGCCGCCGCCTCCATGGTCGAGATCCAGGAGACCGTCTCGACGTGGCCCCAGCTCGCGTCGGACATCGCCCTCGGTGGCGCGCTGATCGGCTCGACCGCGCGTCGGGTGCTCCTGGACCAGCTCACGGTCTCGGGTCGCTTCCGGGTCGACCTGAGCCGCGCGGTGTCGGAGGAGACGGCGACCCTTCGGGAGCCCGTGGGTCCGCCCGAGCCCCCCGTGTCTCCCGACCGCATGGACGACGCCTCGAGAGGCGAGAGCGCGGGCGACGTGCCCTCGGAGATCGTGCGGCTCGCCTGCCTCGCGCCTTCGGCCGGCAACGTGCAGCCGTGGCGGTTCCTGGTGGCGGGCGAGGTCATCCACTGCGAGCTCGCGCCGAGCCGCCGCTCCACCTACCTCGGCGGGGACGACGGCGATCGGCTCGCGCTCGGCGCCGCGCTCGAGAACGCGGTGCTCGCGAGCGGCGCGCTGGGGCTGGACGCCGACGTGGAGACGAACGCGCGGGGCTGGTCGGTCCGGCTCCGCCCCGGCACCACGCCGGCCCACCCGTGGGCGGCCTGCATCGAGGCGCGGCACACGAACCGGGCGCGCGGCGACGGAGCGCCTCTCGATCCGGACGAGGCCGCGTCCCTCGAGGCGGCCACCGGGGCCGAGGCGCGCCTGCGGCTGATCACCGACCGCGCGTCGCTCGCTCAGCTGGGGGAGGCGATCGGCGCGCTCGAGCGGATCCAGATCACGAACGCCACGCTGAGCCCACGGCTGCTGAAGGAGATGCGCTGGACGCCGAGCGAGGCGCGGCGCACCCGCACCGGGCTGGACGTCGACACCCTGCAGCTCGCGCCGCTGGAGCGGGCGGGGCTCACGCTCCTGCGCAGCGCCGAGGCGCGCGCCGCGCTGCACGCGATCGGCGGCGGGGCGAAGCTCGCGAAGGGGAACGCGGAGACCGTGGCTCGCGCGGGCGGCGTGGCGCTCCTCAGCATCGACGGCGACGCGCTCGACGCGGGACGCGCCATGCAGCGGGTGTGGCTCCAGGCGACCGCGCTCGGCCTGGCCGTGCACCCCTACGGGACGCCCGCGGATCTGTGGGCGCGCGCCCGGGCCGGCGGCGTCGAGGGGCTGGACGCGGCGGCGGCGGCGGAGCTCGATCGCGCGCTCGCGGTGATCGCCGCGCGCTACCCTCTCGAGGAGGCAGAGCGGCCCCTGCTCGTCCTGCGGTTCGCGCGGGCCGACGCGGCGCCGCTCCGCTCGTCGCGGCTCGCGCCGGAGGCGGTCACGAGCCGAGCTTGA